One window of the Benincasa hispida cultivar B227 chromosome 3, ASM972705v1, whole genome shotgun sequence genome contains the following:
- the LOC120074461 gene encoding proteasome subunit alpha type-4, translating into MSRRYDSRTTIFSPEGRLYQVEYAMEAIGNAGSAIGILSKDGVVLVGEKKVTSKLLQTSTSTEKMYKIDDHVACAVAGIMSDANILINTARVQAQRYTYAYQEPMPVEQLVQSLCDTKQGYTQFGGLRPFGVSFLFAGWDKNYGFQLYMSDPSGNYGGWKAAAIGANNQAAQSMLKQDYKDDITREEAIQLALKVLSKTMDSTSLTSEKLELAEVLLSPAGNVKYQVCSPESVSKLLVKSGLTQPAAEAS; encoded by the coding sequence ATGTCTCGAAGATATGATAGCCGAACTACGATTTTCTCTCCTGAAGGCCGTCTTTACCAAGTTGAATATGCAATGGAGGCAATTGGAAATGCAGGTTCTGCAATTGGGATATTATCTAAAGATGGGGTTGTCTTGGTAGGTGAAAAGAAGGTTACATCCAAACTCCTTCAGACCTCAACTTCCACTGAGAAGATGTACAAAATTGATGACCATGTTGCATGTGCTGTGGCTGGAATTATGTCCGATGCCAACATATTGATCAACACGGCAAGGGTTCAAGCCCAACGATACACTTATGCTTACCAAGAGCCAATGCCTGTTGAGCAACTGGTTCAATCTCTCTGCGATACAAAGCAAGGATACACCCAATTTGGTGGTCTACGCCCCTTTGGtgtctcttttctttttgcagGATGGGATAAAAACTATGGCTTCCAACTATACATGAGTGACCCAAGTGGAAACTATGGTGGTTGGAAGGCTGCTGCAATTGGTGCCAACAACCAGGCAGCACAGTCAATGCTTAAACAGGATTACAAGGATGATATCACAAGGGAAGAGGCCATACAGCTTGCACTTAAGGTGCTTAGCAAAACCATGGATAGCACAAGTCTTACTTCTGAAAAGCTCGAATTAGCCGAGGTTTTGCTCTCACCTGCTGGAAATGTCAAGTACCAAGTTTGCTCACCCGAGTCTGTTAGCAAGTTGTTGGTGAAGTCTGGTTTGACTCAACCAGCTGCTGAGGCTTCCTAA